TTTTGACTTTAGTTCTCAAATATTGAATTAAACTACGGAGGAACAGGAATGACACAAGTGGTCTTAGGTGAAAATGAAGGGATTGAATCAGCACTACGAAGATTCAAGCGGGAAGTTTCCAAAGCAGGAATTTTCCAAGATATGCGGAAAAAGCGTCACTTTGAGACACCTTTAGAAAAAGAAAAGCGCAAAGCCATAGCCAGACACAAGCAACGTCGCCAACAACGTTCTCGCTTCAAGCGCTAAATTTTTAGTCATATTGGCTGAAACTGGGAAATCCTGACAGGATTTCCTTTTAGAGAACTCCACAAAAAGTCTCACTACTTAATTGGACAAAAATATTTAGGCGTTGCTGATTTTAGGGATAAAAATAATTTTGCATACGTTCAAGACTCTTGTAGAGACGTTCCATGGAACGTCTCTACCTCCAAAAATCATACGCCAATTCAGCAACGCCAATATTTACAGTCATTGCGAGGGAAGGGAAGCAATCACAACCCTTACGAACTGCTTGCAGCAGCGCTTCGCTATCGCTTCATTTCACTTCGTTCGATATGGCTAACGCCACGCTTTGTCCCACTACTTAATTGGACAAAAATATTTAGGCGTTGCTGATTTTAGGGATAAAAATAATTTTGCATACGTTCAAGACTCTTGTAGAGACGTTCCATGGAACGTCTCTACCTCCAAAAATCATACGCCAATTCAGCAACGCCAATATTTACAGTCATTGCGAGGGAAGGGAAGCAATCACAACCCTTGCGAACTGCTTGCAGCAGCGCTTCGCTATCGCTTCATTTCACTTCGTTCGATATGGCTAACGCCACGCTTCGCTAACGCAATGACATTGTGTAATTAATTCTGTCTCACTACTTATTTGCCCTTCATTTACCTAAAATGTGCTTTGTATTCTAATTTGGTGAACCCGGTCCAATAATTTTGATTCCCTGTTTTTCTTTTTCGGCTAATTCTAAATTTAATATCAGCAGTTTTTCTAAAATATCATCATTGGCTTGAAAGTTATAAGCTGACATTACCAGTTTATCTAATTGTTGATGCAGTTTATAAAGTTGGCTGCTGGGTTCGTGGAAGAATTTATTATATAATGTGGTGATTCCCCATTGTTTTGTTTCCATTTGTTGAGTGCGATATTGATGTAGTTCTTCTGTTTTGGTGCGGATTTGTTGGACTATTTTTATATCTGCTGTTTGCGGAAATGGGAAGGTTTCAAAACAAGTGTTGTGAGTATAACGTGTTGTCTCTCCAAGAGTTGAACTTTGCGCTTTTACCCAAAGACGATGTACGTTAGATGTGAGAATTCCTAATATATAAAAGTCATCTGATGCTACAACTTTGGTAGAGTTATTAGGTAGCCAGTTTGACAATGAAGGTACAAAAATAAACCATTTTGAGTGAGCAGGAACAGCGAAATAAATTTTTAGAGAAATCAATGCTTGTCTCATTGCTGCATGAGTACGTTTAAACCTCCACCACTTTTCTCTTAAAACAGCTTCACGGTTATTTTCTCTTTCTGGTTTTACAGTAACTCTAACGTGTTCAAAAGGTAGAATATAATCACTAGCTTCCTCTAAACTCATATTTTCAAAGTCAATAACCCACCTACTGGGTTTTCCATTTGGAGCTTTAGTTAAGTCTCCTGCATCTAAAAATAGCTTAATTACTAATTCGTTTTTAGAATTAGATTTTATCCAGCATTGAGCTTGATTTTCTGTGATTATAAATCCCTTTGCATTCGGCTTAACTCCTTCAAAACATCGATCAAGGTTTGATTTTAATTTAACAGCTATTGAAACATCAACGGTTGAGCTTAGAGAGGAACTAATTTGTTTAACTACCTGATTATTTAAATGAAATTTAGATGGTTTTTCATAACACCAATTCACAATACTAACATAAACTTGTGCTTCTCCAGACCAATTTTGAGTTGGAATTGCTTCATGAATATAACCACCGTTTCTAGTGATATAGTCTAAAGAAGCATATCTACTATTTCCCTGACTAATAGAATTAGTACCAACTAAACCTGCTCTACCTTTTCCATTAAGAAATTCATGAGCTAAACGAAACCAATAACCACAAAAATCTACCTGTGATTTAACTTCTGAAAACTTGCTAAAAATACGTTCCGCATATTCATCTCCTAAATCTAAACGAATTCGATTACCACCTAAAAATGGCGGA
The DNA window shown above is from Anabaena sp. WA102 and carries:
- the rpsU gene encoding 30S ribosomal protein S21, whose amino-acid sequence is MTQVVLGENEGIESALRRFKREVSKAGIFQDMRKKRHFETPLEKEKRKAIARHKQRRQQRSRFKR